In the genome of Mycteria americana isolate JAX WOST 10 ecotype Jacksonville Zoo and Gardens chromosome 7, USCA_MyAme_1.0, whole genome shotgun sequence, one region contains:
- the PDC gene encoding phosducin, whose translation MEENANTSFEEDFEGQATHTGPKGVINDWRKFKLESEDGDSLSLSKKEILRQMSSPHRSFSKHDKDTRERFCRKMSMKEYELIHDEQEDESCLQKYRKRCMQDMHQRLSFGAKYGYLCELQNGEQFLEAIEKERKTTTVIVHIYEDGIKGCDALNNSLTCLAAEYTTVKFCKIKASNTGAGDRFSNEVLPTLLVYKGGELLSNFISISEQFNEDFFAVDVESFLNEYGLLPERELPALGNGNMDEQDVE comes from the exons atggaagaaaatgccaACACCAGCTTCGAAGAAGATTTTGAAGGACAGGCGACACACACAG GGCCCAAAGGCGTGATTAATGACTGGAGGAAGTTTAAATTAGAAAGCGAAGACGGAGACTCCTTATCCTTGAGCAAGAAAGAAATTCTTAGACAAATGTCTTCACCACACAGATCTTTCAGCAAACATGATAAAGACACCAGAGAGAGATTCTGCCGTAAg ATGAGCATGAAGGAGTATGAATTAATTCATGATGAGCAAGAAGATGAAAGTTGCCTACAAAAATACCGCAAACGTTGCATGCAGGATATGCACCAGAGGCTGAGTTTTGGGGCGAAATACGGTTATCTGTGTGAGCTGCAGAATGGGGAACAGTTCCTGGAAGCCATCGAGAAAGAACGTAAAACTACCACTGTCATCGTCCACATTTATGAAGATGGCATTAAGGGCTGCGATGCTCTCAACAACAGCTTGACCTGCCTGGCAGCCGAGTACACCACTGTGAAGTTCTGCAAGATCAAGGCCTCCAACACGGGGGCTGGAGACCGCTTCTCAAACGAAGTGCTTCCCACTCTACTTGTCTATAAGGGTGGGGAGCTTCTGAGCAATTTCATTAGCATTTCTGAACAATTCAATGAGGATTTTTTTGCTGTGGATGTGGAGTCTTTCCTAAATGAGTATGGGCTGCTACCTGAAAGGGAGCTTCCAGCACTCGGAAATGGCAACATGGATGAGCAAGATGTTGAATAA